From a single Saimiri boliviensis isolate mSaiBol1 chromosome 15, mSaiBol1.pri, whole genome shotgun sequence genomic region:
- the RP1 gene encoding oxygen-regulated protein 1 (The RefSeq protein has 3 substitutions, 1 non-frameshifting indel compared to this genomic sequence): MSDTPSTGFSMIHPTSSEGQVPSPRHLSLTHPVVAKRISFYKSGDPQFGGVRVVVNPRSFKSFDALLDNLSRKVPLPFGVRNISTPRGRHSITRLEELEDGESYLCSHGRKVQPVDLDKARRRPRPWLSSRAVSTHAPPHSVAAPGMPRAPRSLVVFRNGDPKTRRAVLLSRKVTQSFEAFLQHLTEVMQRPVVKLYATDGRRVPSLQAVILSSGAVVAAGREPFKPGNYDIQKYLLPARLPGISQRVYPKGNGKSESRKISTHMASSSRSQIYSVSSEKTHNNDCYLDYSFVPENYLALEKNDSQNLPIYPSEDDVEKSIIFNQDGTMTVEMKVRFRIKEEETIKWTTTVSKTGPSNNDEKSEMSFPGRTESRSSGLKLAACSFSADVSPTERSSNQEGSLAEEINIQMTDQEAETCSSASWENATVDTDIIQGTQDQAKHRFYRPPTPGLRRVRQKKSVIGSVTLVSETEVQEKMIGQFSYSEERESGENKSEYHMFTHSCSKMSSVSNKPVLVQINNSDQMEESSLERKKENRLLKSSAISAGVIEITSQKMLELSHNNGLPSTISNNSIVEEDVVDSVVSDNKTGIKNLRTYGNTSDRFSPVSADATHFSSNKSRADKNISEAPASVASSTVTARIDRLINEFAQCGLTKLPKTEKKILSSVASKKKKKKSQQQAINSRYQDGQLATTGILNKNERINAGGRITKEMILQDSDSPLKGGVLCEEDLRTSETVIESNTFCSKSNLNPMISKNFHRNKLNTTQNSKVQGLLTKRKSRPLRKISLGTPKKREIGQGDKVFPHNESKYSKSTCENKSLFHVFNLLEQKPKHFSGPRSQAEVASGYLRGMAKKSLVSKVTDSHITLKSQKKQKGDKLKASAILSKQHAATRANSLASLKKPDFPEDIAHPSVQTYIQNWLHNINPYPTLKPIKSAPVCKNEISVVNCNNSFSGNDPHTSSGKINNFVMESNKHITKIASLTGDNLCKEGDKSFIANDTGEDLCETQVGSLNDAYLVSLHEHCTSPQSAINDRNTKSRISPEKSGPEINLVYQEINLAKKRQSVEAAIQVDPIEEDTPKDLLPVLMLHQLQASVPSTPKTQNGVVRMPGSLADVSFPSAICNSSTNLLLAWLLVLNLKGSMNSFCQGDAHKTTNKSSETLALLEILKHIAITEEADDLKAAVANLVESTTNHFGLSEKEQDTVPIDLSANCSIVNIQSVPKCNENEGTQGIFSFDGGCSAVEACAPEVCVLELTYPPREVCTVNKAYVPKETCNLSDTFFPSDGYTVDRTSMNKACFVGEVCSLTDTVFSDKACAQKENHIYEGACATDETCVPVDVCNTTGFLNSKQNTYTDNLESTEELERGDDVQKDLNILTDPEYKNGFNTLVSHQNVSNLSPCGLCVSEEAEFDKKHSSADDFKNCSLNLFQDKNAYTSFDMEEPRTSEEPGSVTNSVTSSERNISELESFEELENQDTDIFNTEINVGEKATEEFIQEEIEASKTLELLDISSKNIMVEERKNGIIYETISKRLATPPSLVFCYDSKQNNEKETNEGETNMVKMMVKSMETGSYSESSPDMKKCIKSPVTSDWSDYRPDSDSEQAYKTSSDDPNDSGELEKEYNIGFVKRAIEKLYGKADIIKPSFFPGSTRKSQVCPYNSVEFQCTRRASLYDSEGQSFGSSERVSSSSPVLQEFQEEGQDKCDINHVRNNYCGGDIVEPGTKENDHSRVLTDIEEGVLIDKGKWLLKENHLLRMSYENPGVCGNADTTSVDTLLDNNSSEVPYSHFGNLAPGPTMDELSSSELEELTQPLELKCNYFKMPHGSDSEPFHEDLLGVHNETCDKERIANHHTEEKCPHQSERICTSVTHSFMSAGNKVYPVSDDAIKNQPLPGSNMIHGTLQETDSLDKLYALCGQHCPILTVTIQPVNEEDRGFAYRKESDIENFLGFYLWMKIHPYLLQTDKNMFREENNKASMRKNLINNATGDIFDEFYFSNIFDLMDKRRKQKRINFLELQEAGNLKKFQPDLKERFCMYFLHTSSLVVGNMNSNTQDLSSQTNEIFKAVDENNNLLNNRFQGSRTNLNQVVRENISRYFFEMLGQACLLDICQVETSLNISNRNILEELCMFEDENIFIWEEEDILNLTDLESSREQDL; the protein is encoded by the exons ATGAGTGATACCCCTTCTACCGGTTTTTCCATGATTCATCCTACTTCTTCTGAAGGTCAAGTTCCCTCCCCTCGCCATTTGAGCCTCACTCATCCCGTCGTGGCCAAACGGATCAGTTTCTACAAAAGCGGGGACCCCCAGTTCGGCGGGGTCAGGGTGGTGGTCAACCCTCGCTCCTTTAAGTCCTTTGATGCTCTGCTGGATAACTTGTCCAGGAAGGTGCCCCTACCTTTTGGCGTGAGGAACATCAGCACCCCTCGGGGCAGGCACAGCATCACGCGCCTGGAGGAACTGGAGGATGGAGAGTCGTACCTGTGTTCCCACGGCAGGAAGGTGCAGCCCGTGGACCTGGACAAGGCCCGCCGGCGCCCACGGCCCTGGCTCAGCAGCCGGGCCGTCAGCACGCATGCGCCGCCGCACTCCGCGGCCGTCGCTGCTCCCGGCATGCCCCGCGCCCCGCGGAGCCTTGTGGTCTTCAGGAATGGTGACCCGAAGACGAGGCGTGCGGTTCTTCTGAGCAGAAAGGTCACCCAGAGCTTTGAGGCATTTCTGCAGCACCTGACGGAGGTCATGCAGCGCCCGGTGGTCAAGCTGTACGCCACGGACGGAAGGAGG GTTCCCAGTCTCCAGGCAGTGATACTGAGCTCTGGAGCTGTGGTGGCAGCGGGAAGGGAGCCATTTAAACCAGGAAATTATGACATCCAAAAGTACTTACTTCCTGCTAGATTACCAGGGATCTCTCAGCGTGTGTACCCCAAGGGAAATGGAAAGTCAGAAAGCAGAAAGA TAAGCACACACGTGTCTTCAAGCTCAAGGTCCCAgatttattctgtttcttctgaGAAAACACATAATAATGATTGCTACTTAGACTATTCTTTTGTTCCTGAAAATTACTTGgccttagaaaaaaatgattctcAGAATTTACCAATATATCCTTCTGAAGATGATGTTgagaaatcaattatttttaatcaagatGGCACTATGACAGTTGAGATGAAAGTTCGATTCAggataaaagaggaagaaaccaTAAAATGGACAACTACTGTCAGTAAAACTGGTCCTTCTAATAATGATGAAAAGAGTGAGATGAGTTTTCCAGGAAGAACAGAAAGTCGATCGTCTGGTTTAAAGCTTGCAGCATGTTCATTCTCTGCAGATGTGTCACCTACAGAGCGAAGCAGTAATCAAGAGGGCAGTTTGGCAGAGGAGATAAACATTCAAATGACAGATCAAGAGGCTGAAACTTGCAGTTCTGCTAGTTGGGAGAATGCTACTGTGGACACAGATATCATCCAGGGAACACAGGATCAAGCAAAGCATCGTTTTTATAGGCCCCCTACGCCTGGATTAAGAAGAGTGAGACAAAAGAAATCTGTGATAGGCAGTGTGACCTTAGTATCTGAAACTGAGGTTCAAGAGAAAATGATTGGACAGTTTTCCTATAGTGAAGAAAGGGAAAGTGGGGAAAACAAATCTGAGTATCACATGTTTACACATTCTTGCAGTAAAATGTCATCAGTATCTAACAAACCAGTACTTGTTCAGATCAATAACAGTGATCAGATGGAGGAGTCATcgttagaaagaaaaaaggaaaacagactgCTTAAGTCAAGTGCAATAAGTGCTGGTGTCATAGAAATTACAAGTCAGAAGATGTTAGAGTTGTCCCATAATAATGGTTTGCCATCAACTATATCAAATAACTCAATCGTGGAGGAAGATGTAGTTGATAGTGTAGTATCGGACAACAAAACTGGTATCAAGAACTTAAGAACTTATGGTAACACCAGTGATAGGTTCAGTCCTGTTTCAGCAGATGCAACCCATTTTTCGAGTAATAAGTCTAGAGCTGACAAAAATATTTCTGAGGCTCCAGCTTCAGTAGCATCCTCTACTGTCACTGCAAGAATTGACAGACTAATTAATGAATTTGCACAATGTGGTTTAACAAAACTtccaaaaactgaaaagaagatTTTGTCGTCTGTTGCcagcaaaaagaagaagaagaaatctcaACAGCAAGCAATAAATTCCAGGTATCAAGATGGACAGCTTGCAACCACAGGAATTCTTAATAAGAATGAGAGAATAAACGCAGGAGGTAGAATTACAAAGGAAATGATATTGCAAGATTCAGACAGTCCCCTTAAAGGAGGGGTACTTTGTGAGGAAGACCTCCGGACAAGTGAGACTGTAATTGAATCAAATACTTTTTGTTCCAAAAGCAATCTCAATCCCATGATTTCCAAGAATTTccatagaaataaattaaatactaCTCAGAATTCCAAGGTTCAAGGACTTTTAACCAAAAGAAAATCTAGACCACTAAGGAAAATAAGCTTAGGAACacctaaaaaaagagaaatcggTCAAGGAGATAAAGTGTTTCCTCACAATGAATCTAAATATAGCAAAAGTACttgtgaaaataaaagtttatttcatgtatttaacCTCCTTGAGCAAAAACCCAAACATTTTTCTGGACCACGATCTCAGGCAGAAGTGGCATCTGGGTATTTGAGAGGAATGGCAAAGAAGAGTTTAGTTTCAAAAGTTACTGATTCACACATAActttaaaaagccagaaaaaacaaaaaggggatAAATTGAAAGCAAGTGCTATTTTAAGTAAACAACATGCTGCAACCAGGGCAAATTCTTTAGCTTCTTTGAAAAAACCTGATTTTCCTGAGGATATTGCTCATCCTTCTGTTCAAACTTATATACAGAATTGGTTGCATAACATAAATCCATATCCAGCTTTAAAACCTATAAAATCAGCTCCAGTATGCAAAAATGAAATAAGTGTGGTAAATTGTAACAATAGTTTTTCAGGGAATGATCCCCATACAAgttctggaaaaataaataattttgttatgGAAAGTAATAAGCACATAACTAAAATTGCCAGTTTGACAGGAGATAATCTATGTAAAGAGGGAGATAAGTCTTTTATTGCCAATGATACTGGTGAAGATCTCTGTGAGACACAGGTTGGATCTCTGAATGATGCTTATTTGGTTTCCCTGCATGAACACTGTACTTCGCCACAGTCAGCTATTAATGATCGTAATACTAAAAGTCGTATATCTCCTGAAAAGTCAGGACCAGAGATAAACCTTGTTTACCAGGAAATAAACCTAGCTAAAAAAAGGCAAAGTGTAGAGGCTGCTATTCAAGTAGATCCTATAGAAGAGGACACTCCGAAAGACCTTTTACCAGTCCTGATGCTTCACCAATTGCAAGCTTCAGTTCCTAGTACTCCTAAGACTCAGAATGGAGTTGTTCGAATGCCAGGTTCACTTGCAgatgtttcctttccttctgcaATATGTAATTCATCCACTAATCTCCTTCTAGCTTGGCTTTTGGTGCTAAACCTAAAGGGAAGTATGAATAGCTTCTGTCAAGGTGATGCTCACAAGACTACCAATAAATCTTCAGAAACACTTGCATTATTGGAGATTCTAAAGCACATAGCCATCACAGAGGAAGCAGATGACTTGAAAGCTGCTGTTGCCAATTTAGTGGAGTCTACCACAAATCACTTTGGACTCAGTGAGAAAGAACAAGACACGGTTCCAATAGATCTTTCTGCAAATTGTTCCATAGTCAACATTCAGAGTGTTCCTAAGTGCAATGAAAATGAAGGAACACAAGGAATCTTCTCTTTTGATGGAGGCTGCTCTGCCGTTGAGGCATGTGCCCCTGAAGTCTGTGTTTTGGAATTGACTTACCCTCCACGTGAGGTGTGCACTGTAAATAAGGCTTATGTTCCAAAAGAGACATGCAACCTTAGTGACACATTTTTTCCTAGTGATGGTTATACTGTGGATCGGACCTCCATGAATAAGGCTTGTTTCGTAGGAGAGGTCTGTTCACTTACTGATACTGTGTTTTCCGATAAGGCTTGTGCTCAAAAGGAGAACCATATCTATGAGGGAGCTTGCGCAACCGATGAGACCTGTGTTCCTGTCGATGTCTGCAATACTACTGGCTTTTTAAACTCTAAACAGAACACATATACTGATAACTTGGAATCAACTGAAGAGTTAGAAAGAGGGGATGATGTTCAGAAAGATCTAAATATTTTGACAGACCCTGAGTATAAAAATGGCTTTAATACATTGGTGTCACATCAAAATGTCAGTAATTTAAGCCCCTGTGGTCTTTGCGTAAGTGAAGAAGCAGAATTTGATAAGAAACATAGTTCtgcagatgattttaaaaattgttcactAAACCTGTTTCAGGATAAAAATGCATATACTTCCTTTGATATGGAAGAACCAAGGACTTCTGAAGAACCAGGCTCAGTAACCAACAGCGTGACATCAAGTGAAAGAAACATTTCAGAATTGGAATCTTTTGAAGAATTAGAAAACCAGGACACTGATATCTTTAATACAGAGATAAATGTAGGAGAGAAAGCCACTGAGGAATTCATCCAAGAAGAGATAGAGGCTAGTAAAACTTTAGAATTGCTAGACATCTCTAGTAAGAATATTAtggtagaagaaagaaagaatggtatAATTTATGAAACAATCAGTAAGAGGTTGGCAACACCACCATCTTTAGTTTTTTGCTATGATTCTaagcaaaataatgaaaaggagaCCAATGAAGGAGAAACTAATATGGTAAAAATGATGGTGAAAAGCATGGAAACTGGAAGTTATTCAGAGTCCTCTCCTGATATGAAAAAATGCATCAAAAGTCCAGTGACTTCTGATTGGTCAGACTATCGACCTGACAGTGACAGTGAGCAGGCATATAAAACATCCAGTGATGATCCCAATGACAGTGGTGAGCTTGAGAAAGAATACAACATAGGATTTGTTAAAAGGGCAATAGAAAAACTTTACGGTAAAGCAGATATTATCAAACCATCTTTTTTTCCTGGATCTACCCGCAAATCTCAGGTGTGTCCTTATAATTCTGTGGAGTTTCAGTGTACCAGGAGAGCAAGTCTTTATGATTCCGAAGGGCAGTCATTTGGCTCTTCTGAACGGGTATCTAGTAGTTCACCTGTATTGCAGGAGTTCCAGGAGGAAGGACAAGATAAGTGTGATATTAACCATGTGAGGAACAATTATTGTGGGGGTGACATTGTAGAACCTGGtacaaaagaaaatgatcatAGCAGAGTCCTCACAGACATAGAGGAAGGAGTGCTGATTGACAAAGGCAAATGGCTCCTGAAAGAAAATCATTTGCTAAGAATGTCATATGAAAATCCTGGCGTGTGTGGCAATGCAGACACCACATCAGTGGACACCCTACTTGATAATAACAGCAGTGAGGTACCATATTCACATTTTGGCAATTTGGCCCCAGGCCCAACCATGGATGAATTATCCTCTTCAGAACTCGAGGAACTGACTCAGCCCCTTGAACTAAAATGCAATTACTTCAAAATGCCTCATGGTAGTGACTCAGAACCTTTTCATGAGGATTTGCTGGGTGTTCACAATGAAACCTGTGACAAGGAAAGAATAGCAAATCACCATACAGAGGAGAAGTGTCCTCATCAGTCAGAAAGAATATGCACATCTGTCACTCATTCCTTTATGTCTGCTGGTAACAAAGTCTACCCTGTCTCTGATGATGCTATTAAAAACCAGCCATTGCCTGGCAGTAATATGATTCATGGTACACTTCAGGAAACTGACTCTTTGGATAAACTGTATGCTCTTTGTGGTCAACATTGCCCAATCCTAACTGTTACTATCCAACCCGTGAATGAGGAAGATCGAGGATTTGCATATCGCAAAGAATCTGATATTGAAAATttcttgggtttttatttatGGATGAAAATACACCCATATTTACTTCAGACAGACAAAAATATGTTcagggaagaaaacaataaagcaagTATGAGAAAAAACCTTATTAATAATGCCACTGGTGATATATTTGATGAGTTTTATTTCAGTAACATATTTGACTTGATggataaaagaaggaaacaaaaaagaattaacttcTTGGAGTTACAGGAGGCAGGTAATTTAAAGAAGTTTCAACCAGATTTGAAGGAAAGGTTTTGTATGTATTTCTTGCACACATCATCGTTAGTTGTGGGTAATATGAATTCAAATACACAAGACCTCAGCAGTCAGACAAATGAAATCTTTAAAGCAGTCGATGAGAATAACAACTTATTAAATAACAGATTCCAGGGCTCAAGAACAAATCTTAACCAAGTAGTAAGAGAAAATATCAGTCGTTACTTCTTTGAAATGCTTGGTCAAGCTTGCCTCTTAGATATTTGCCAAGTTGAGACATCCTTAAATATTAGcaacagaaatattttagaagaacTTTGTATGTTTgaggatgaaaatattttcatttgggaAGAGGAAGACATATTAAATTTAACTGATCTCGAAAGCAGCAGAGAACAAGATTTATAA